From a single Synergistaceae bacterium genomic region:
- a CDS encoding DUF501 domain-containing protein, with amino-acid sequence MKARAFDPAVASGVAVRCSRGNPAVITCRSIRDNKPFPTAFWLTCPWLVHLCGRLESEGAIELLERDVKSNQPSWVSYHMRAARLRILSISPMERRFLHRFRKGEWRSLSLGGVGGIRYQGGGGAKCLHLQVAYWLAVGFHPAEELLERMVRPLECEAPSKWGCQ; translated from the coding sequence ATGAAAGCCCGTGCCTTCGATCCGGCGGTCGCCTCCGGAGTTGCAGTGCGCTGCTCCAGGGGGAACCCCGCAGTGATAACCTGTCGCTCGATTCGAGATAACAAGCCGTTCCCCACAGCCTTCTGGCTGACCTGTCCTTGGCTGGTTCACCTGTGCGGCCGACTGGAGTCCGAGGGAGCGATCGAGCTCCTGGAGCGCGACGTGAAGAGCAATCAGCCGTCATGGGTAAGCTACCACATGAGAGCCGCGCGCCTGCGAATACTCTCCATCTCACCCATGGAGAGGCGCTTTTTGCACCGGTTTCGGAAGGGCGAGTGGAGATCGCTCTCCCTCGGCGGAGTGGGCGGCATACGATACCAGGGAGGCGGAGGGGCCAAATGCCTGCACCTCCAGGTGGCCTACTGGCTCGCGGTCGGTTTCCATCCGGCGGAAGAGCTGCTCGAACGGATGGTACGCCCCCTCGAGTGCGAAGCTCCGTCCAAGTGGGGCTGTCAATAA